The Garra rufa chromosome 18, GarRuf1.0, whole genome shotgun sequence genome window below encodes:
- the LOC141291244 gene encoding uncharacterized protein: MPSLLAVLVFAGLLLSLAGDYTKTICKISDLGKDGQVIVLKGGVLVAQYQCRSGICENQPNNMGQLKNQSDYLVLIIQNISRFDRFFYFIYGKNGNIQNNFTFDDVPLTSATPDLTHEALTTSVTQTEPLNMSRMIEPVKGEKQVENGRGVVVVVVVVLVVVVVVVVVVVADFNRRFRNAVPNPAAANHIEMVNFLPDQV, translated from the exons GTCTGCTGCTATCCTTGGCGGGTGACTACACCAAGACAATATGTAAAATTTCTGACCTGGGAAAAGATGGCCAAGTGATTGTGTTAAAAGGAGGTGTGCTGGTTGCACAGTACCAGTGTCGTTCAGGGATCTGTGAGAATCAGCCAAACAATATGGGCCAACTGAAAAATCAGTCTGACTATTTGGTTCTGATCATACAGAACATCAGTCGATTCGatcgttttttttatttcatttatggcAAAAATGGAAATATTCAAAATAATTTTACTTTTGATGACg TTCCCCTGACCTCTGCAACACCTGACCTGACACATGAAGCACTGACAACAAGCGTCACTCAAACAG AGCCACTCAACATGAGCAGAATGATTGAACCAGTCAAAGGAGAAAAACAAGTTGAAAATGGAAGaggagtagtagtagtagtagtagtagtactagtagtagtagtagtagtagtagtagtagtagtagcagatTTCAACAGG CGCTTTCGAAATGCAGTGCCAAACCCTGCAGCTGCCAATCACATTGAGATGGTGAATTTCCTGCCAGACCAG GTGtga